From Medicago truncatula cultivar Jemalong A17 chromosome 7, MtrunA17r5.0-ANR, whole genome shotgun sequence, a single genomic window includes:
- the LOC11432258 gene encoding probable histone H2A.5, protein MDSTTTTTTTTTKGAGGRKGGERKKAVSKSSKAGLQFPVGRIARFMKKGRYSQRVGTGAPIYLAAVLEYLAAEVLELAGNAARDNKKNRINPRHVCLAVRNDDELGKLLQGVTIASGGVLPNINPVLLPKKTAAAEKTTNSPKK, encoded by the exons atggattccaccaccaccacaacaaCCACAACCACCAAAGGTGCCGGTGGAAGAAAAGGCGGCGAAAGGAAGAAAGCCGTTTCAAAATCCTCCAAAGCCGGTCTCCAATTCCCCGTTGGTCGTATCGCTAGGTTCATGAAGAAAGGTCGCTATTCTCAGCGTGTTGGCACCGGTGCTCCGATCTACCTCGCCGCCGTTCTCGAATATCTCGCCGCCGAG GTTCTTGAATTGGCTGGGAATGCTGCAAGAGATAACAAGAAGAACAGAATTAACCCTAGACACGTGTGTCTTGCTGTGAGGAACGATGATGAATTAGGAAAATTGCTTCAAGGTGTGACAATTGCTAGTGGTGGAGTTTTGCCAAATATAAACCCTGTGTTGTTGCCAAAGAAAACCGCTGCTGCTGAGAAAACTACCAATTCCCCTAAGAAATAG